The window CGAGCAGGTCTTGAAAACGATCGCCCGCCTGACTGCCGTGTATGATGACATCAACCGCTGCCCGCTCGGCTCGGGCGCGATGGCCGGCCTTGAGCTCGGCTGGGACCAGCAGCGCATGTCCGACCTGCTCGGCTTCCACGAGCCGGTGCGCCATGCGTTGACCGGGGTCGCCAACCGCGAGTGGAGCCTGCGCATCGCATCCGAGCTGTCCAACTTCTCGATCAACCTGTCCCGCGTCGTGACCGACCTGATCGCCTGGGGCAGCACCGAATATGGCTTGATCGACCTGCCGGACCAGCTCGCAGGCATTTCGTCTGCCATGCCGCAGAAGAAGAATTTCCCGATCCTCGAGCGCATCCGCGGTCGCATCGCGCACATCTCCGCGTACTATATGGATTTCGCGTTCGCCCAGCGCAGCACCGGCTACACCAACCTCGTCGAAACGTCGAAGGAGGCGGGCTCGAACATCCTGACGATGTTCAAGACGATGCGTTCGGCCCTGAAGCTGTTCACCGCCGTCATCGAGAACCTGACCTTCAAAGAAGCGCGCATGCGGGCGATCTGCGAGCGCGAGTATTTCGGCGGCTTCACGCTGGCGAACATGCTGGCTCTGCACGGCGGCGTGCCATACCGCAAAGCGCAAGTCCTCGCCGGCCGCTACATCACCGCCGCCATCGAAAAAGGGCTGCAGCCGACGCAGGTCGACATCTCGCTTTTGCATGCGGCCGCTGCGAACATGGGGCTGCAGGCGAACCTGACCGCCGAGCAATTGCATCAGGCGTTCGACACCGACTACAACCTGCAGGTGAAACGATCGGTCGGCGCGACCAACCCGCAGCGCATGCGCGACCTGCTCGCCGTTCAGGAGACGGAGACCGGGCAGCTGCTGCAAGCGGTAAGCGAGCGCAAACAAGCTGTGCACGATGCGTTTTCCCAAGTGGAAGCGCTGCTGAAATAGACCTTTTTGCTGACCGAACTGTTGCTGACAGAACCCCTATCGAAGAAAGGACTGGACATCATGCTCCGTCAAGATATCATCGATGCAATCGGCAAAACTCCGCTCGTCAAACTGCGCCTGCATGACCGCGCCAAAGGCCAGGTCTACGCCAAGCTGGAACTGCTCAACCCGTTTGGGATGAAAGACCGCGTGGCGAAAAACTCGATTCTCGAAGCGAAGAAGCAAGGCATCCTGCAAGACGGTGCGCCGATCATCGAGAGCTCGTCCGGCACGATGGCGGCCGGTGTGGCGATCGTCGGCACCTACCTCGGCCACCCGGTGCACATCGTCACCGACCCGCGCATCGACCCGATCACCGAAGCCAAGCTGACCTCGCTCGGCTGCCAAGTGCACATCGTCGAGAAAATGTCGCCCGACCGCGGCTGGCAAGGATCGCGCCTCGAACTGCTGCACCAGCTGCTCGAAGAGAATCCGGGCGCATTCTGGCCGCGCCAGTACGAAAACCCGGACAACCCGGGCGCGTACAAAGAGCTGGCGGCAGAAGTGATGGAAGAGCTCGGCCATGTCGACATCCTGGTCGCCGCGGTCGGCTCCGGCGGTTCCTTGTCCGGTTCGGCACGCGCACTGAAAGCGTTCAACCCGGATCTGAAAGTCGTTGCCGTCGATGCGGCAGGCTCCGTCATCTTCGGCCAGCCGGACAACCCGAAGCGCCTGCAGGGCGGCCTCGGCAACTCGCTGGTCGCGCCGAACGTCGATTTTTCTGTGATGGACGAGATCCACTGGCTGAACGACGAAGAAGCGTTTGCCGCGACCTTGCAACTGGCGGGCGAAGAGAAAATTTTTGCCGGGAACTCCTCCGGTTCGGTCTTTGCCGTCGCGCGCTGGATCGCGTCGCAAGTCGATGAAAACACGAAAATCCTCGCCATCTTCCCGGACCGCGGCGACCGCTATGTAGACTCGATCTACAACGAAGCATACCGCATCGAGAAAGGCGTCAACGCGCTGCGCCTGCCGGACGACCCGGCGCACGTCTCGTATGACACTGTCGTCACCTCCTGGTCCTACGCCAAGATCGAAGCTAAAGGAGCCGTCCACCATGAAGAAGAAACTGCTGTTCGTTGAATCTAACACCACCGGCACCGGCATGCTCGCCCTGAAAAAAGCGGTGAGCTGGGGCCTGACGCCGATCTTCCTTTGCAACAAGCCGGAGCGCTACCTCGGTCTGGAAGAGACAGGGAGCGTTGTGATCGTCTGCGATACGAACGATGTGGAAGCGCTGAAAGAGACGATCGCAGCGAACGTCGCGGTCGAAGAGATCTGCGGCTTTGCCACCACCTCCGAGTTCTACCTCGAAGCGGTGGCAACCTTGGCCACCCACTACGGCCTGCCGGGCAACCCGCCGGAAGCGATGCGCACCGCCCGCAACAAGTCTTTGACCCGCCAGGCGCTGGCGGCAGCTGGCGTCGGCCAGCCGCGCTTTGCGATCGTCAAAGGTCAAGCGGACCTCGAACAGGCCTTGGCGACCGTGCCGGTGCCGTGCGTGGTCAAACCGGCCGACGATTCCGGATCGAACGATGTCCTGCTCTGCAACACCTTGGCAGAAGTCGAAGCGCACACCTTGAAGATTCTCTCCGTCACCACCAACATGCGCGGCCAAGCGACCGCAGGCACCGTGCTGATCGAAGAGTATGTCGACGCGCCGGAATTCTCCGTGGAGATGTTCACGTGGGAAGGCAAGACGACTTGCATCGGCATCACCGAGAAGAGCCTGACCGGGTTCCCGTACTTCGTCGAGTCCCGCCACATCTTCCCGGCGCAACTGGCTCCGGAAGTGGCAGAAGAGATCCGCTCCACCGTGATCAAAGCGCTGGCGGCGGTCGGCGTGAAAAACGGTGCGACGCACACCGAGCTGAAGCTGACCCCGGAAGGCGCAAAGATCATTGAGATCAACGCCCGCCTCGCCGGGGGGATGATCCCGGAGCTGATCCGCCTCGCGACCGGCGTGGACATGCTGGAACAGCAGATCCGCTGCTCCGTCGACGGTCCGCAAGACCTCGTCGTCGAATACGCGGGCCACGCGGGCATCAAGTTCATCATGGCGCCGGAAGCGGGCGTGCTGAGCGAAATCCGCGGCGCAGACGCGGCGAAATGCGTGCCGGGCGTCGAGCAGGTGATCGTGACCGGCAAGCCGGGCGCCTCCGTCCAGCCGCCGCAAAACGCGTACCATCGCCTCGGCTCGGTGATCGTCAAAGGCGACACCTACGAAGAAACCGTCGCGACGCTGGAGACGGCGCTGGCCAACATTGACGTGGTGCTCGAAGCATCGGTCATCAAGAACTAATCGCACACGATGCACAAGGAGGCTTTTCCGATGATTGAATTGCGCAGTGACACCTTCACCCTGCCGACACAGGAGATGCTCGACGCGATGCCGAAAGCGGCGCTCGGCGATGACGTGTACGGCGAAGACCCGACCGTCAAGCAGCTGGAAGCGCTGGCCGCCAAGATGCTCGGCAAAGAAGCGGCGATCTTCATGCCGAGCGGCACGATGGCCAACCTCGCGTCCCTGATGGCGCATTGCCCGCGCGGCTCGAAAGTGCTGGTCGGCAATGAGACCGACATCTACATCTACGAAGCGGGCGGCGCTGCCGTCTGCGGCGGGGTGATGTACGAGCCGATCCCGACCCAGCCGGACGGACGCCTCTTGATCGAAGACCTGGAAAAAGCATTCCCGGACGACACGACCGACCCGCAGTTCGCCCTGCCGGCCCTGATCACGATCGAAAACCCGCACAACCGCATGGGCGGCAAAGTGCTGCCGCTGTCCTACCTCGCCGAAGTGCAGGCGTTCGCGCAAAGCAAAGGCCTGCCGGTGCACATGGACGGCGCGCGCATCTTCAACGCGGCGATCGCGCTGGACGTGCCGGTATCGGAAGTGGCACAGTATGCCGATTCGATCCAGTTCTGCCTCTCCAAAGGCCTGTCCGCCCCGGTCGGCTCGATGGTCGTCGGAACGGCCGCGTTCATCGAGAAAGTCTACCGCCTGCGCAAAATGCTCGGCGGCGGCATGCGCCAATCCGGTCTGCTGGCCGCAGCAGCGATCGTCTCGCTGGAGAAGATGGTGCACCGCCTTGCCGACGACCACGCCAACGCCCGCCGTCTGGCAGCCGGGCTGGCCGAGATCGATGGCATCGAAGTGGACATGGACGTCCCGACCAACATCGTCTTCTTCCGCGTCACGGCTGAAGGCTTCACCTGGCAGCGCTTCGTCGCCGACTGCTACGAAGCGGGCCTGAACATCGCCGAGCTGGGCCACGGCCGCATCCGCGCCGTCACTCACTCCGGCGTTACGGAACAAGACATCGACAAGGCGCTGGTGATCATCCGCCAAGTGCTGGCCACAGAAAAAGTCCTGAGCGTATAGCTCAGGACTTTTTTTCTTCCATCCGTTCCCGAAACCGTGTGGGCAAGTCGTAAAAAGCGAGCAAATACGCGAGCACCAGCCCCGCAGGCAAGTACCACCACGGCAGTCCTGCGATCAGCACGGGCAGGAACAGCAGCACACTCTGCACGACCATCACGCCAAAGGAAAGCTGGGAGTAGCCTTTCAGTTTTGCCTCTTCTTCCAGCGGGTACAGCTCCATCACATCGGGGTATTTCCGCTCGGTCGCCATGTTCGGCATCTGCTTACCTGTGATGTACAGGGCGAGCAGGTAGACGCCAAGGCCGATCCAGAGGTTGGTGACAAAGAACAGCCCGACAAATGCGGTCAGCGTGATCCGCACGGCGATGCCGAAGTATTCGCTGTGGCGCAGGAAGGTGCGGGTGTAGAGGAACAGAAAAGGCTTGCCCTGCTCCCACGGCAACTGCTTGAATTTCCACTCGCGCACGCGGTTCATGATCTCCGGCACATCGACGAAAAAGTTGGCAAATGCGAGGTACCCGGCCACCGTCTTTTTCTCCAGCTCCATCAGGTCTGACCACGGATAACCGTCCGGCCAGCGCTTGCGCAGCGGGAAGAGTACGAAGGGGAGCAAGACGGCGAACCAGAAACCGTGCACGATCATCCACGCCAGCCCCACATTGGCAAGAAAGCGCAGCGCGGTCACCCAGGCAGGCTCTCTCCAGGCGATGCCCCGCCAATGTTCCCGCACATTCCATACTTTTACGAATATGAGCAGCGCCCACACGAGGAAAAATCCGGCCAGATCCCCGATCTCGAACAGATAAAAGGGGAGCACCATCCCCATCACAAACGAAAACGTCAGCGCCCCCATCCACGAGCTGTACCTGACTGCGCGCTGGAAATACTCTTTCATCCGCGCCTCGGCAGGGAGCAGGAAGACGAGGTCAGGTTCCTTTATGAAAGTCCGTACCTTGCATTTCGTCAAAAAGTAGGCCAGCACCACCGCCAGAAACAGCTCCGACGGAAAGGACGCGGGCACGATCTCCAGCAGATAGCGGTACACAAACGCGATCCCCACCGCCACAAACGGCACCGACATCGGCAAGGCGACATTGCGGCCGGCCTTCAGGGCGTAGATCAGCCCGTTTCGCCACGCGGTCTTGAGGCGGTGGGCATACAAGTCCTGCAGGCTCTTCATCGCGCCGACTCCTTGACGACCTTGGTGAACAGGTCATCGAGCGGTGCGCCCGGCATCCCGGCTTGTCCGCGCATGTCGTCCAGCGTGCCGTAGAGGGCGACTTCGCCCCGGCTCATCATCACGAAGCGGTCGCAGTACTTCTCCGCCATGCCCAAGATGTGCGTGGAGAGCAGAATCCCCGTGCCTTGCGCTTTCATCTCCTCCAGCAGTTCCAACAGCGCCTGGATCGCCAGCGGGTCGAGGCCGACAAACGGCTCATCGACGATCAGCAGGGCGGGCTGGAGCAGAAACGCACAGAGGATCATCACTTTCTGCTGCATGCCTTTGGAAAAAGTGCCCGGGAACGCGTCCAGACTTTCCTTCATCCGAAAGATTCCGAGCAGGCGTTCCGATCTTGCTTCATATAAAGCATCGTCCATCCCGTACGCCATCGCGGTCAGCTTCATATGTTCCCGCAGGGTCAACTCCGGATACAGCCTTGGCGTCTCCGGCACATAGGCGATCTGCGACCGAAACAGCGCCCGATTGCTCGCCAGCGTCTCGCCGTTTAACGCCACGCTGCCTGCCTGCGGTTCCATCAGCCCCAATACGTGCTTGATCACCGTCGACTTCCCGGCGCCGTTCATCCCGACCATTCCGACCAGCTCGCCCGACCCCACCGTCAGCGACACATCC of the Tumebacillus sp. BK434 genome contains:
- a CDS encoding ABC transporter ATP-binding protein — encoded protein: MLEVKGLTGGYKADVPVIRDVSLTVGSGELVGMVGMNGAGKSTVIKHVLGLMEPQAGSVALNGETLASNRALFRSQIAYVPETPRLYPELTLREHMKLTAMAYGMDDALYEARSERLLGIFRMKESLDAFPGTFSKGMQQKVMILCAFLLQPALLIVDEPFVGLDPLAIQALLELLEEMKAQGTGILLSTHILGMAEKYCDRFVMMSRGEVALYGTLDDMRGQAGMPGAPLDDLFTKVVKESAR
- the ltaE gene encoding low-specificity L-threonine aldolase, whose product is MIELRSDTFTLPTQEMLDAMPKAALGDDVYGEDPTVKQLEALAAKMLGKEAAIFMPSGTMANLASLMAHCPRGSKVLVGNETDIYIYEAGGAAVCGGVMYEPIPTQPDGRLLIEDLEKAFPDDTTDPQFALPALITIENPHNRMGGKVLPLSYLAEVQAFAQSKGLPVHMDGARIFNAAIALDVPVSEVAQYADSIQFCLSKGLSAPVGSMVVGTAAFIEKVYRLRKMLGGGMRQSGLLAAAAIVSLEKMVHRLADDHANARRLAAGLAEIDGIEVDMDVPTNIVFFRVTAEGFTWQRFVADCYEAGLNIAELGHGRIRAVTHSGVTEQDIDKALVIIRQVLATEKVLSV
- a CDS encoding ATP-grasp domain-containing protein, encoding MKKKLLFVESNTTGTGMLALKKAVSWGLTPIFLCNKPERYLGLEETGSVVIVCDTNDVEALKETIAANVAVEEICGFATTSEFYLEAVATLATHYGLPGNPPEAMRTARNKSLTRQALAAAGVGQPRFAIVKGQADLEQALATVPVPCVVKPADDSGSNDVLLCNTLAEVEAHTLKILSVTTNMRGQATAGTVLIEEYVDAPEFSVEMFTWEGKTTCIGITEKSLTGFPYFVESRHIFPAQLAPEVAEEIRSTVIKALAAVGVKNGATHTELKLTPEGAKIIEINARLAGGMIPELIRLATGVDMLEQQIRCSVDGPQDLVVEYAGHAGIKFIMAPEAGVLSEIRGADAAKCVPGVEQVIVTGKPGASVQPPQNAYHRLGSVIVKGDTYEETVATLETALANIDVVLEASVIKN
- a CDS encoding ABC transporter permease, whose protein sequence is MKSLQDLYAHRLKTAWRNGLIYALKAGRNVALPMSVPFVAVGIAFVYRYLLEIVPASFPSELFLAVVLAYFLTKCKVRTFIKEPDLVFLLPAEARMKEYFQRAVRYSSWMGALTFSFVMGMVLPFYLFEIGDLAGFFLVWALLIFVKVWNVREHWRGIAWREPAWVTALRFLANVGLAWMIVHGFWFAVLLPFVLFPLRKRWPDGYPWSDLMELEKKTVAGYLAFANFFVDVPEIMNRVREWKFKQLPWEQGKPFLFLYTRTFLRHSEYFGIAVRITLTAFVGLFFVTNLWIGLGVYLLALYITGKQMPNMATERKYPDVMELYPLEEEAKLKGYSQLSFGVMVVQSVLLFLPVLIAGLPWWYLPAGLVLAYLLAFYDLPTRFRERMEEKKS
- a CDS encoding lyase family protein, whose protein sequence is MTKQTAPEQAALTGRISSGPSQLLHEEILEPQFVYELHNFLPWYILVEKVMTLEYERLGLVSADARREIGELLSQINPETITADPQANMSDIAFAIERFVETRMKSEAPAWHMDRSRNDFQACAQIMFGRDQLLQVIDELFRFSAALHELAHKTVDLPMPGYTHYQSAQVISPGFYLAAVNEQVLKTIARLTAVYDDINRCPLGSGAMAGLELGWDQQRMSDLLGFHEPVRHALTGVANREWSLRIASELSNFSINLSRVVTDLIAWGSTEYGLIDLPDQLAGISSAMPQKKNFPILERIRGRIAHISAYYMDFAFAQRSTGYTNLVETSKEAGSNILTMFKTMRSALKLFTAVIENLTFKEARMRAICEREYFGGFTLANMLALHGGVPYRKAQVLAGRYITAAIEKGLQPTQVDISLLHAAAANMGLQANLTAEQLHQAFDTDYNLQVKRSVGATNPQRMRDLLAVQETETGQLLQAVSERKQAVHDAFSQVEALLK
- a CDS encoding cysteine synthase family protein, giving the protein MLRQDIIDAIGKTPLVKLRLHDRAKGQVYAKLELLNPFGMKDRVAKNSILEAKKQGILQDGAPIIESSSGTMAAGVAIVGTYLGHPVHIVTDPRIDPITEAKLTSLGCQVHIVEKMSPDRGWQGSRLELLHQLLEENPGAFWPRQYENPDNPGAYKELAAEVMEELGHVDILVAAVGSGGSLSGSARALKAFNPDLKVVAVDAAGSVIFGQPDNPKRLQGGLGNSLVAPNVDFSVMDEIHWLNDEEAFAATLQLAGEEKIFAGNSSGSVFAVARWIASQVDENTKILAIFPDRGDRYVDSIYNEAYRIEKGVNALRLPDDPAHVSYDTVVTSWSYAKIEAKGAVHHEEETAVR